The following proteins come from a genomic window of Proteinivorax hydrogeniformans:
- the cas3 gene encoding CRISPR-associated helicase Cas3' has protein sequence MPTVNPYLWAKKSEKYGRYFWLPLNQHLEDTLRVSERLWELWLNNGQRQLIIDSLSEPSEAIAKQLVQFLAAVHDCGKNSVVFQIKKGFPYELDLRLLERLEKGGFIGISRFCLPSSKESPHALAGQAMLSWRGFGDDIGTIIGAHHGKPIDYKKQYENQSAYTENYFQEESSNKNIYQKWKSSQDDLIQWALEVSGFSSPQDLPKVSQSGQAILSGLLIMADWIASNEDYFPLIEIDDMEVEDQETRFLNGWKKWFKSYQWEANYYSDPKELYAKRFRFDEPRNVQQSLSDVIEQSDDPGIYVLEAPMGIGKTEAALVGVEQLARKTGRSGLFFGLPTQATSNGIFPRINVWLKSIQEELGDNLPIRLAHGKAALNEEFTSLARNINIDAEDNGSVFVNEWFSGRKTTALDDFVVGTVDQFLLLALKQKHLSLRHLGFSKKIVVIDEVHSYDVYMGQYLQRALQWMGAYGVPVIVLSATLAADMRKKLIDSYIRGKGSRINKNQNQEKVFQTDAYPLITYTDGDQVKQVLDFEKTENQVVTVEKVAEKDFYQLIDNLSEHNGIIGITVNTVKRAQKLAKYCVAKYGDDKVELLHSNFIAQDRVKKENNLINMIGKGAERPKQKIIIGTQVIEQSLDIDFDVLISDLAPMDLLLQRVGRLHRHKIIRPTYHEKPCLYIIGASEQLEFEEGAKHVYGGYLLARTQYFLSNSLMLPNDISPLVQKVYGSGEIEIQTELQDKYNKMKQDNEDLLKKKELKAKKFRIDRPAQKTSRKKTLIGWLNLSVKDQGEEHAYAQVRDSNETIEVIALKKTENGYGIFGKGVNLSNQIDNFETSKEIAQQTLRLPYALSSPQKIDTTIKDLETENLKHLREWQDNLWLRGTLGIVFDEHNQYRLNGYLLTYDTKYGLTYEKE, from the coding sequence ATACCAACTGTTAATCCGTATTTATGGGCGAAGAAGAGTGAAAAGTATGGAAGATATTTCTGGTTGCCTTTAAACCAACACTTAGAAGATACCCTTCGTGTCTCTGAAAGGCTATGGGAGTTGTGGCTAAACAACGGGCAACGACAGCTTATTATCGACTCATTAAGTGAACCAAGTGAAGCAATCGCTAAGCAACTTGTTCAATTTTTGGCAGCCGTACACGATTGTGGCAAGAATAGTGTCGTTTTTCAAATTAAAAAAGGCTTCCCTTATGAATTGGATCTTCGACTATTAGAACGGTTAGAAAAAGGAGGCTTTATTGGAATTTCTCGGTTTTGTCTTCCCTCCTCAAAGGAGAGTCCGCATGCTCTTGCAGGACAAGCTATGCTGTCTTGGCGTGGGTTTGGTGATGACATTGGAACAATTATTGGGGCGCACCATGGTAAACCGATTGATTATAAAAAACAATATGAAAATCAATCAGCTTATACAGAAAATTACTTCCAAGAGGAATCATCAAATAAAAATATTTACCAAAAATGGAAAAGCTCACAAGATGATTTGATTCAATGGGCACTTGAGGTATCAGGGTTTTCAAGTCCACAAGACTTACCTAAAGTGTCTCAATCGGGTCAAGCTATCTTATCAGGACTGCTAATTATGGCAGATTGGATTGCAAGTAATGAAGACTACTTTCCCCTTATTGAAATTGATGACATGGAAGTAGAGGACCAAGAAACTAGATTTTTAAATGGTTGGAAAAAATGGTTTAAAAGCTATCAGTGGGAAGCGAACTATTACTCCGATCCTAAGGAGCTATACGCTAAGCGCTTTCGTTTTGATGAGCCTCGCAATGTGCAACAATCCTTATCAGATGTGATTGAGCAATCGGATGATCCTGGAATCTATGTTTTGGAGGCCCCAATGGGAATTGGCAAAACTGAAGCGGCACTGGTTGGAGTAGAGCAGTTAGCGAGAAAAACTGGTCGCAGTGGACTTTTTTTTGGCTTACCCACGCAAGCAACATCTAACGGCATCTTCCCAAGAATAAATGTATGGTTGAAAAGTATTCAAGAAGAACTTGGCGATAACTTGCCCATTCGCTTAGCGCATGGAAAAGCGGCATTAAATGAAGAGTTCACTAGTTTGGCAAGAAATATAAATATAGATGCTGAAGATAATGGCAGTGTTTTCGTAAATGAGTGGTTTTCAGGGAGAAAAACAACAGCTTTAGATGATTTTGTAGTAGGGACAGTTGACCAATTTTTGTTGCTTGCTTTAAAACAAAAACATTTATCTTTAAGACACCTAGGTTTTTCCAAAAAGATAGTGGTTATTGATGAAGTTCATTCCTACGATGTGTATATGGGGCAGTATTTACAGAGGGCATTACAGTGGATGGGAGCTTATGGCGTACCCGTTATCGTCTTATCTGCTACATTAGCTGCTGATATGAGAAAAAAGTTAATTGATAGTTATATCCGGGGGAAAGGAAGTAGAATAAATAAAAATCAAAATCAAGAAAAAGTATTTCAAACGGATGCATATCCTTTGATTACGTATACCGACGGCGATCAAGTCAAACAGGTCTTAGATTTTGAAAAAACCGAAAACCAAGTAGTGACAGTCGAAAAAGTTGCTGAAAAAGATTTCTATCAATTGATTGATAATCTAAGTGAGCATAATGGAATTATTGGGATTACCGTCAATACCGTAAAGAGAGCGCAAAAATTGGCTAAATACTGTGTTGCTAAATATGGTGATGATAAAGTTGAATTGTTGCATTCGAACTTTATTGCGCAAGACCGAGTGAAAAAAGAAAATAATCTTATAAACATGATTGGAAAAGGTGCAGAACGTCCGAAACAAAAGATTATTATAGGTACTCAAGTAATTGAACAGTCCTTAGATATAGACTTTGATGTTTTAATCAGTGACCTTGCACCAATGGATCTTTTACTCCAACGCGTTGGGAGACTTCACCGTCACAAAATTATTCGCCCGACATACCACGAAAAACCCTGTTTATATATAATAGGGGCTAGTGAACAATTAGAATTTGAGGAAGGGGCAAAACATGTATATGGTGGATATTTGTTGGCTCGAACGCAGTATTTTTTAAGTAATTCCTTAATGTTGCCCAATGACATATCTCCTTTAGTACAAAAAGTGTACGGAAGTGGTGAAATTGAGATTCAAACAGAATTGCAAGACAAATATAACAAAATGAAACAGGATAATGAAGATTTGCTTAAAAAGAAAGAGCTGAAAGCTAAAAAATTTAGAATTGATCGCCCTGCTCAAAAAACAAGTCGCAAAAAAACCTTAATTGGATGGTTAAATTTAAGTGTAAAAGATCAAGGGGAGGAGCACGCTTATGCGCAAGTTCGCGATAGTAATGAAACGATTGAAGTTATTGCTCTTAAGAAAACAGAGAATGGCTATGGGATATTTGGAAAAGGAGTAAACCTATCTAACCAAATAGATAATTTTGAAACTTCAAAAGAAATTGCTCAGCAGACTCTAAGGTTGCCATATGCTTTAAGCTCTCCCCAAAAAATAGATACAACAATTAAGGATTTAGAAACCGAAAATTTAAAACACCTTAGAGAATGGCAGGATAATTTATGGCTGCGAGGAACACTTGGAATAGTGTTTGATGAACATAATCAATATCGTTTAAATGGCTATTTGTTAACTTATGATACAAAGTATGGTCTAACTTACGAGAAGGAGTGA
- the smpB gene encoding SsrA-binding protein SmpB, which produces MKAIAVNKKARHEYFIEETFEAGIELKGTEVKSIRGGKINLKDSFARVENGEVFVYGMHISPYEQGNRFNHDPTRQRKLLLRKEEIKKLIGATQQKGLSLIPTKLYFVRGLVKMEIALAKGKKLHDKRQDMAKKDAQRQIEKAFRERQKV; this is translated from the coding sequence ATGAAAGCAATAGCTGTAAATAAAAAAGCACGACATGAATATTTTATAGAGGAAACCTTTGAAGCTGGCATTGAGCTTAAAGGAACGGAAGTTAAATCCATCCGTGGAGGTAAGATCAACCTTAAAGATTCCTTTGCGCGAGTAGAAAATGGCGAAGTATTTGTCTATGGTATGCACATTAGCCCATATGAACAAGGAAACAGATTTAACCATGACCCAACTCGACAACGGAAGCTTTTGCTACGAAAAGAAGAAATTAAAAAACTAATCGGCGCCACTCAACAAAAGGGACTATCGCTTATTCCTACAAAGCTATACTTTGTAAGAGGTCTTGTAAAAATGGAGATAGCGCTAGCAAAAGGTAAAAAGTTGCATGATAAAAGGCAGGACATGGCTAAAAAAGATGCCCAGCGTCAGATTGAAAAAGCATTTAGAGAACGTCAAAAGGTCTAG
- the rnr gene encoding ribonuclease R gives MIKEKILTYMSKEAYRPLTIDELIESFQLDEKDIPSFKEILSDMEKQGEIIQTRSKRYGVPERMNLVVGRLQAHSKGFGFILSTDPEKEDVFVSPEDMGGALHNDKVVARLHKGGARRREGEIIRILERANTTVVGTFEKSNNFGFVTPDESRINLDIFVPKSEFNKAQNEEIVVVEITRWPEKRRNPEGRIIQKLGNKNSPGTDILTIMAKYKLDPKFPNKVMKEVEDVPEYLHEDELKGRKDFRDWPIITIDGEDAKDLDDGICVKKLDNGNFELSVHIADVSHYVRQGTALDKEAYERSTSVYLVDRVIPMLPEKLSNGLCSLNPRQDRLTMSIVMEIDGNGKVVKHDIVQGVINSKERMTYSDVKKILVDKDEELIARYKELVPQFRQAEELALILNKRRKNRGAIDFEFPEAKVELDGQGFPIKIVHRQRTIAERLIEEFMLVANETVAEHLARLEIPAIFRIHEQPAPEKITALNEFIHNFGYHLKGSPEKVHPKVLAELLEKIQGEGEQRVISTVTLRSMRQAKYHQDNKGHFGLAAKFYTHFTSPIRRYPDLMVHRILKWIVTGKMNEKRVKHLQRAMPDVGLHTSTQERKAEEAERETVDLKKVQYMEGHIGDEFEGTISGVTNFGMFVELPNTVEGLVHISNMTDDYYHYHEKTYSLVGEKTSKRYRLGDKVRVTVAKIDKNEKIIDFLLV, from the coding sequence ATGATTAAAGAAAAAATTTTAACCTATATGTCAAAAGAGGCTTACAGACCTCTCACCATTGATGAGTTGATAGAGAGTTTTCAGCTTGACGAAAAGGATATACCTTCTTTCAAAGAAATACTAAGTGATATGGAAAAACAAGGCGAAATCATCCAAACAAGGAGTAAACGCTACGGTGTGCCGGAGCGTATGAACCTTGTGGTGGGGAGGCTCCAAGCACATTCTAAGGGGTTTGGTTTTATATTATCTACAGATCCGGAAAAAGAGGATGTTTTTGTCAGCCCTGAAGACATGGGTGGAGCTTTACACAACGACAAAGTAGTAGCAAGACTGCATAAAGGGGGAGCAAGAAGAAGAGAGGGGGAAATAATCCGGATATTAGAACGGGCTAATACCACCGTTGTAGGAACCTTTGAAAAAAGCAATAACTTTGGATTTGTAACCCCAGATGAGAGTAGAATAAACTTAGATATATTTGTTCCCAAATCTGAATTTAACAAAGCGCAAAATGAGGAAATAGTAGTTGTAGAGATAACTAGGTGGCCGGAAAAAAGGCGCAACCCAGAAGGTAGAATTATTCAAAAGTTAGGTAATAAAAACTCACCTGGTACAGATATTCTAACGATAATGGCAAAGTATAAACTAGATCCGAAATTTCCTAACAAGGTAATGAAGGAAGTGGAGGACGTTCCAGAATATCTGCACGAAGATGAGCTTAAAGGCAGGAAAGACTTTAGGGATTGGCCGATAATAACCATCGATGGGGAAGACGCTAAAGATTTAGATGATGGAATATGTGTTAAAAAACTAGATAACGGAAATTTTGAGCTAAGTGTACACATCGCTGATGTCTCTCACTATGTAAGGCAAGGGACAGCTCTAGATAAAGAAGCATATGAGAGATCAACTAGCGTCTATCTTGTTGATAGAGTTATACCTATGCTTCCTGAGAAGCTTTCAAATGGGCTATGCAGCTTAAACCCAAGACAAGATCGGTTAACTATGTCGATAGTAATGGAGATAGACGGTAACGGTAAGGTAGTAAAGCATGACATAGTTCAAGGAGTTATTAACTCAAAAGAACGAATGACATACTCAGACGTTAAAAAAATCTTAGTAGATAAAGATGAAGAACTAATTGCGAGGTATAAAGAGCTAGTACCACAGTTTAGGCAGGCAGAAGAGTTGGCTTTAATTTTAAACAAAAGAAGAAAAAACCGCGGCGCAATCGACTTTGAGTTCCCTGAAGCAAAAGTTGAGTTAGACGGCCAAGGCTTTCCAATAAAAATTGTTCATAGACAACGAACAATCGCAGAAAGGCTGATTGAAGAGTTTATGCTGGTGGCTAATGAAACGGTGGCAGAACATCTAGCTAGGCTAGAAATACCAGCTATCTTTAGAATTCATGAACAACCAGCACCAGAAAAAATAACTGCGTTAAACGAGTTTATTCATAACTTTGGATACCATCTTAAGGGTTCCCCTGAAAAAGTTCACCCAAAAGTTTTAGCGGAACTATTAGAAAAAATCCAAGGTGAAGGAGAACAAAGAGTTATAAGTACTGTGACATTAAGATCTATGAGGCAGGCTAAATATCACCAGGATAATAAGGGACACTTTGGACTGGCAGCTAAGTTTTACACTCACTTTACTTCACCTATCAGGCGTTACCCTGACTTGATGGTACACAGAATTTTAAAATGGATTGTAACAGGAAAAATGAATGAAAAGAGAGTAAAGCATTTACAAAGGGCTATGCCTGATGTAGGTCTACACACCTCTACCCAGGAACGAAAAGCTGAAGAAGCAGAACGAGAGACTGTAGATTTAAAGAAAGTACAGTATATGGAAGGGCACATCGGAGATGAGTTTGAAGGAACCATAAGTGGTGTGACAAATTTCGGCATGTTTGTGGAATTACCTAACACCGTCGAAGGTCTTGTTCATATCAGCAATATGACCGATGATTACTATCATTATCATGAAAAAACCTACTCGTTAGTAGGAGAAAAGACTAGTAAAAGATACCGACTAGGTGACAAAGTTCGAGTTACAGTAGCAAAAATCGACAAAAATGAAAAAATTATCGATTTTCTACTAGTTTAA
- a CDS encoding type I-E CRISPR-associated protein Cse1/CasA, producing MGKFNLIEEPWISVLTDEKGTTKEVSLIDLFQNAGRYKDLAGDSPTQNFAILRLLLAILHTVFSRFDADGQPYHYFEIDDRLRQISTIDEEDVEDYSEDLYRTWNEMWQNKEFKDIIYQYLNTWHDRFYLFDDKFPFYQVTEAVIAPDKISKKKASSVSGKTINRLVSESGNKIALFSPKHGSNKEILTAPEIARWLVTFQGYSGLSDKVIFGKEKYRASKGWLFDIGGVFLKGNNLFETLLLNLVLVHPKSEHIEYKQKPCWEYSSQEIVDRSFSINKVNNIAELYTNWSRAIYIDLETDISKAFSFNIVKLPDIEHQDQFLEPMTIWRYNKSGENKGKHTPRKHQAGQSMWRSFGLITLPNSYEEDQERPSIMNWIDNISESINNFDITIESVSMKDDGNATSWVPVDEIYDSLKINDLLITDSADDGWLIRINEAVDRTKEVVGETYRRFLVDVRNIRKLDSNHQFVNRGVEDLYYAIDQPFREWLSSIKPADSKREKISQWYNSLDQIVDDHAEKVLENATYRDYIGIKSEDQKNNGANIITAYNKFKYFLNKQ from the coding sequence ATGGGAAAGTTTAACTTGATTGAAGAACCTTGGATATCTGTTTTAACGGATGAAAAAGGGACTACAAAAGAAGTTTCTCTAATCGATTTATTTCAAAACGCCGGGCGATATAAAGACTTAGCTGGTGATTCGCCAACTCAGAACTTTGCGATTCTCCGATTGTTACTAGCGATCTTGCATACCGTGTTTTCTAGATTTGATGCAGATGGTCAGCCCTATCATTATTTTGAAATAGATGATCGTTTGCGGCAAATTTCCACTATAGATGAAGAGGATGTAGAAGATTATTCGGAAGATTTATACAGAACTTGGAATGAAATGTGGCAAAACAAAGAATTTAAAGATATCATTTATCAATATTTAAATACTTGGCATGATCGCTTTTATCTGTTTGATGATAAATTTCCATTTTATCAAGTAACAGAAGCAGTCATTGCACCAGATAAAATTAGTAAAAAAAAGGCAAGTTCCGTTTCCGGCAAAACGATAAACCGCTTAGTTTCAGAAAGTGGAAATAAAATAGCTTTATTTTCACCTAAGCATGGTTCAAACAAAGAGATATTGACTGCACCTGAGATTGCCCGTTGGTTGGTAACTTTTCAGGGATATTCGGGGTTGTCAGATAAAGTGATCTTCGGAAAAGAAAAATATAGAGCTTCTAAAGGATGGTTGTTTGATATTGGAGGAGTCTTTTTAAAAGGCAACAATTTATTTGAAACCTTATTATTAAATCTTGTACTTGTCCATCCTAAAAGCGAACACATAGAATATAAACAAAAACCATGTTGGGAATACAGCAGTCAAGAAATAGTTGATCGCTCCTTTTCAATTAACAAGGTAAATAATATTGCTGAATTATATACAAATTGGAGCAGAGCAATCTATATCGACCTTGAAACAGATATAAGCAAAGCTTTTTCTTTTAATATTGTAAAGTTGCCTGATATCGAACACCAGGATCAGTTTTTAGAACCGATGACCATTTGGCGCTACAACAAAAGTGGTGAAAACAAGGGCAAACATACACCAAGAAAACATCAAGCGGGACAGTCCATGTGGAGATCTTTTGGGTTAATTACCCTACCGAATTCCTACGAAGAAGATCAAGAACGTCCAAGCATTATGAATTGGATAGATAATATCAGCGAGAGCATAAATAACTTTGATATAACTATAGAATCTGTCAGCATGAAAGATGATGGAAATGCAACATCCTGGGTGCCTGTAGATGAAATTTACGATTCTTTAAAAATCAATGACTTATTAATAACTGATTCAGCAGATGATGGCTGGTTAATACGAATTAATGAAGCGGTTGACCGTACAAAAGAGGTTGTTGGGGAGACTTATCGAAGGTTTTTGGTAGATGTTCGAAATATTAGAAAGCTTGATTCAAATCATCAGTTTGTTAATAGGGGGGTGGAAGATTTATACTATGCAATTGATCAACCGTTTAGGGAATGGCTTTCTTCAATAAAGCCGGCTGATTCTAAAAGAGAGAAAATTTCTCAATGGTACAACTCTCTAGATCAAATAGTGGATGACCACGCGGAAAAGGTTTTGGAAAATGCAACATACAGAGATTATATAGGCATAAAATCTGAAGATCAAAAAAACAACGGGGCAAATATTATTACAGCATACAATAAATTTAAATATTTTTTAAATAAACAATAG
- a CDS encoding HDIG domain-containing metalloprotein: MSRKEQLKLVKKHVKNKNLVKHMIATENVLEDLAVYLEEDKKKWATAGLLHDIDYDNTAEDPKNHSLLGAEILEKAGFEDDIVYAVKVHNPAHGFERKSKLDKALYCADPVTGLIVASALIHPDKKLNSIDTPFVLKRFNEKQFARGANRDQISACSELGLSLDKFVSLALEAMQKNHKELGL, from the coding sequence ATGTCAAGAAAAGAGCAACTAAAACTTGTTAAAAAGCATGTGAAAAACAAAAATCTCGTTAAGCATATGATCGCAACAGAAAATGTGCTAGAAGATCTAGCAGTTTACTTAGAAGAAGATAAAAAAAAGTGGGCAACCGCCGGACTACTACACGACATTGATTATGACAACACAGCTGAAGATCCTAAAAATCATAGTCTTTTAGGAGCAGAAATTCTGGAAAAAGCAGGGTTTGAAGATGATATCGTCTATGCCGTAAAAGTACATAACCCAGCCCATGGATTTGAAAGAAAAAGCAAACTTGATAAAGCTCTTTATTGCGCAGATCCAGTTACAGGTTTAATTGTTGCTTCAGCTTTAATTCACCCTGACAAGAAACTAAACTCTATAGACACTCCGTTTGTTCTAAAAAGGTTTAATGAAAAGCAATTTGCAAGGGGAGCAAACAGAGACCAGATATCAGCTTGCTCAGAGCTGGGTTTATCTCTGGATAAATTTGTCTCTTTAGCCCTTGAGGCAATGCAAAAAAACCACAAGGAACTTGGATTATAA
- the cas5e gene encoding type I-E CRISPR-associated protein Cas5/CasD has translation MKTILLKFSGPLQSWGTTSHFETRQTDRYPSKSAVIGMIAASLGYRREETQNIQKLNDLNFGVRIDQTGVSIQDYQIAKKYKKNGELERTYVTNRYYLEDAVFVVAVGHKNHQFMNMIEEGLKRPYFQQFLGRRSAPLAADFFLGSTKTDIEESLKKIDWQAANWYQRSNSSTLTAYVDSDLLTEGATRTRHDRVKSFSQRNREFGYRGERRIEISVNTNNETSLDNVEEHNAFDSIGG, from the coding sequence ATGAAAACCATTTTATTGAAGTTTTCTGGGCCATTGCAGTCATGGGGAACAACTTCCCACTTTGAGACAAGACAAACGGATCGCTACCCTTCAAAAAGTGCTGTTATAGGGATGATTGCAGCAAGTTTAGGGTATCGTCGAGAGGAAACTCAAAACATTCAAAAATTAAATGATTTAAACTTTGGTGTACGTATTGATCAAACTGGAGTATCTATACAGGACTATCAAATAGCAAAAAAATACAAAAAAAACGGTGAACTAGAGCGTACTTATGTAACAAATCGTTATTATTTAGAAGATGCTGTATTTGTTGTTGCAGTTGGACATAAAAATCATCAATTTATGAACATGATAGAGGAAGGTTTGAAGCGTCCCTATTTTCAACAATTTTTGGGGAGAAGATCTGCACCTTTAGCAGCAGACTTCTTTTTAGGGAGTACCAAAACTGACATAGAGGAGAGCCTAAAAAAAATAGATTGGCAAGCGGCAAACTGGTATCAAAGATCAAATTCAAGCACCCTGACAGCTTATGTAGATTCCGACTTATTAACAGAAGGGGCCACTCGAACGCGGCATGATAGAGTTAAATCATTTTCTCAAAGAAACCGTGAGTTTGGTTATAGAGGAGAAAGGAGAATTGAAATATCTGTCAACACAAATAATGAAACGAGTTTAGATAATGTGGAAGAACACAACGCCTTTGACTCGATAGGAGGTTAA
- the cas6e gene encoding type I-E CRISPR-associated protein Cas6/Cse3/CasE — protein MYLSRVEIDTNNRRKIRDLTHLGAYHNWVEKSFPNEISTEIRSRKLWRIDQLRGKRYLLIVSEDKPDLHLLETYGIEDSARTKPYDSFLNNLENGMKARFKTTLNPTISLSNGSNKRGRVLPCISEQDQINYLLARGEKNGFILDEGDFYISERSFEILKKSHKKSLRLSKATYEGVLTIGDVEIFRNTLTKGFGKKKAYGFGMMTVIPEV, from the coding sequence ATGTATTTATCTCGGGTAGAAATAGATACGAATAATCGTCGGAAAATACGAGACTTGACACATTTGGGAGCCTATCATAATTGGGTGGAAAAAAGCTTTCCAAATGAAATTTCCACTGAAATCAGATCTAGAAAGTTGTGGCGAATCGATCAATTACGTGGAAAACGGTATTTATTAATTGTAAGTGAAGACAAGCCTGATCTACATTTATTAGAAACATATGGTATTGAAGATAGCGCTCGCACAAAACCATATGATAGTTTCTTAAACAATTTGGAAAATGGTATGAAAGCGCGATTTAAGACAACCCTCAATCCAACCATTTCATTGTCTAATGGTTCAAATAAGAGAGGTCGTGTCTTGCCATGCATATCAGAACAGGATCAAATAAATTATTTACTAGCACGAGGAGAAAAAAATGGGTTTATTTTAGATGAAGGAGATTTCTATATTTCAGAGAGAAGTTTTGAAATTTTGAAAAAATCACATAAAAAAAGCCTACGGTTAAGTAAGGCGACATATGAAGGTGTACTGACAATTGGCGATGTGGAGATTTTTAGAAATACATTAACAAAGGGGTTTGGCAAGAAAAAAGCATATGGATTTGGCATGATGACTGTTATTCCAGAGGTGTAG
- the casB gene encoding type I-E CRISPR-associated protein Cse2/CasB: MKEHVLDKDNVFTVTGRILGRLEEIRDYSSGKAALANLRNSIGRPLSETIDVWPIVFEQMPEHFLSKNGKLTSEEKAILTTLQIYALHQQGQSVNVNKRSEKEKWNNIGISLKALRNGEDTIAIDSRFNTMITSTTFEELIHHLRQLVRILKAKKQNEKIVYARLANDLYWYLRNQEENVRLSWAKAYYSKLENTEKGDVSND, translated from the coding sequence ATGAAAGAGCACGTTTTAGACAAAGACAATGTTTTTACCGTTACTGGAAGAATACTTGGGCGGTTAGAAGAAATTCGTGATTATAGCTCTGGTAAAGCCGCCTTAGCTAATTTGCGAAATTCTATAGGTCGGCCACTCAGTGAAACGATTGATGTATGGCCGATCGTATTTGAACAAATGCCAGAGCATTTTTTGAGTAAAAATGGTAAGTTGACTAGCGAAGAAAAAGCGATTTTAACGACCTTGCAAATTTATGCCTTACATCAGCAAGGACAAAGTGTAAATGTCAATAAAAGAAGTGAAAAAGAAAAGTGGAACAATATCGGCATATCATTAAAAGCATTAAGAAATGGAGAAGACACCATAGCTATCGATAGCAGATTCAATACAATGATAACATCCACTACTTTTGAAGAATTAATTCATCATCTTAGACAACTTGTTAGAATTTTAAAAGCCAAAAAACAAAATGAAAAAATAGTTTATGCAAGATTAGCAAATGACTTATATTGGTACTTAAGAAATCAAGAGGAAAATGTGCGTTTAAGTTGGGCAAAAGCCTATTATAGTAAATTAGAAAATACAGAAAAAGGAGATGTGAGTAATGACTAA
- the cas7e gene encoding type I-E CRISPR-associated protein Cas7/Cse4/CasC, with product MTNQRLFLDIHAIQTVPPSNINRDDTGSPKTAQYGGVRRARVSSQSWKRAMRTYFHENSAETNVGIRTLEIVKYVAEKIQAIDSSMDNEEAMNLAEKVLNAAKIKTKDHRAKALFFLGDTQAKKLAEAAINGNEDKKELQQILKDNPAVDIALFGRMVADDPTLNEDASSQIAHAISTHAVQTEFDFYTALDDLAPEDNAGAGMLGTLEFNSSTLYRYGNVAVHELIKQLDSKEAALNTLKLFIESFSNSLPTGKVNSYANQTLPQALVVSLRTDRPVNLITAFEKPVNSSYGNVSESIKKLFDELRKVEKFVDKPEFTLYITVDEFDKLSEDGLEKESLRDLLESFAVRVNKLFNDEQDE from the coding sequence ATGACTAATCAACGTTTATTTTTAGATATTCATGCCATTCAAACAGTGCCGCCTTCAAATATTAATCGGGATGACACTGGAAGTCCTAAAACTGCTCAATATGGAGGCGTACGTAGGGCACGAGTAAGTTCGCAATCGTGGAAAAGGGCTATGCGCACTTATTTTCATGAGAATAGTGCGGAAACCAATGTCGGTATTCGAACTTTGGAAATAGTAAAATATGTCGCAGAAAAAATCCAAGCAATTGATTCTTCTATGGATAATGAGGAGGCTATGAACCTAGCTGAAAAAGTTTTGAATGCAGCCAAAATTAAGACAAAAGACCACCGAGCTAAGGCTCTGTTCTTCCTTGGGGACACGCAGGCTAAAAAATTAGCAGAAGCTGCTATCAATGGAAATGAAGATAAAAAAGAGTTGCAACAAATTCTAAAAGATAATCCAGCAGTTGATATTGCTTTATTTGGGAGAATGGTAGCAGACGATCCTACATTAAATGAAGATGCTTCTTCTCAGATTGCTCATGCGATTTCTACACACGCAGTTCAAACTGAATTTGATTTTTATACAGCATTAGACGATTTAGCACCGGAGGATAATGCGGGAGCAGGGATGTTAGGCACACTAGAATTCAACTCTTCAACATTGTATCGTTATGGGAACGTAGCTGTTCATGAATTGATAAAACAACTCGATAGTAAAGAGGCTGCTTTGAATACCTTAAAATTATTTATAGAATCCTTCTCTAATTCACTGCCAACTGGGAAGGTAAACTCTTATGCTAACCAAACCTTACCCCAAGCTTTAGTAGTGAGCCTGCGGACTGATCGACCAGTTAACTTAATAACTGCTTTTGAAAAACCGGTGAATTCCTCATATGGAAACGTCTCAGAGTCGATTAAAAAGCTATTTGATGAACTAAGGAAAGTTGAAAAATTTGTAGACAAACCGGAATTTACACTCTACATTACAGTAGATGAGTTTGACAAGTTATCAGAAGACGGCCTCGAAAAAGAGAGTTTAAGGGATCTACTAGAGAGCTTTGCTGTTAGAGTAAACAAACTATTTAATGATGAACAGGATGAGTAA